TGATTGTTTGGTAACAACAGCCATGTACGAATATTCACAACGCTATGCATCTATCTAACAACACCACATGCAAACTTACACACGTAAATTTAACACATGCAAACTTAAGAACAACGTAACGAAGGCATGTTCAAGGTCAATTAACCAAACTCAGTAAAACATAGAATGGGATtcattacttacctcttgaagcttggttcactCCTTGCTAATCCCGTGCGTCAGATGGCTTCCCTCGTGGCTGGCTtgcccttttttttttaaagtgctTCTCCCCAGCTCTTGCCGGTAGCCGTGGGCGTGTTGGTGATGGGAGATGAATGGAAACTTGAAGGTTCAGTCCCTGGTCCGTAGCAGTGTTGGAGATGAATGAAGAGTGAGATAAAGATGATGGGCTGGAGGTGAGGGGTAATGAGGGGTGTTCCCGAGATGAATATGCAGAGGTTGGAAAATGATGGGGAAGtaaaaatgaagatgatgaggcTGGAGATGGTATCGGGAAATGTAGTGGAGGTAGTGAGTGAATGTCAAGTATGGGTTGGAAGCAATGGAGTTAGTGATTGTCGTGAGGATGGGGATGAGGTGCTGGAGATGGTGGCTTGCGGTGGTGAGGTGAAGGCGAAGTGGGTTTTCGGGTATTCGAGATGGTGTATGGACGATGAGATTGGGTTGAATGGTGGTCTCTGATGTTTTCCAGTGAATACCGGTGAGTAGTGAGAGGGGTGGGGTTGCCTCCTGTATCTCTTGCAGGTTTTGTGTGATCCCGGTGGTTCCCTGGTAACGGGTGAATGTTGAGGTATGGATACTGGAGCTTTTTGGACCAAGGTGAGTGGGAACCAAAGTTAATCCCCCCGATGAGCAGAGAAAGTCTCTCCCATGAAGGGCTGCCTGGTGGAGGACAATAGCAAGTGGTGTCCCCTGAAATCTGACATGCCAGCTCATGGATGATAACCCAAAAATGTGAGTGCTCCATACCATTCTCTTCTTCTGTAGAAACCCATACTGTGAGTGGCTTGTCAGACTGTTAGTGGTGGGCAGCGACAGTGGGAGGTGGAGATAGTGGAGTCTGATATTACAGAGTTGCCAGGGCAGCCGTTCCAGATGCATCATGTGGGAGCTCGTGGGAGACCAAGCCCAGAACCCTTGCCATTTTTAAATCAGGGAAAATCTCCTTCATAATTCTTTATCATTTCACAGAGCATCTTCTTCCTAAAAGTGTTTCTCCATGTGCGCTGTAAATGTACTACCAACATGCACTTCCATTTCAAAACATACTCTTTCCACTCAGCACCATCATGTGTTTTTGCTGACCAAAATTCTGCTCCACCATTCCCACGTGAACTGAAAACACCATGAGCTTctcttcaaatttaatattcaaactCAGCTGCCCATGCTTCCAGATTGCGTCTGAGATTGCGTCCGCTTCCAGCCATGCATCTAactttctccaaatcaaaatccAAAACGTGAAAGCCAGCCAAAATATTCTCTTGCAGAAACCCATACTGCAAATGGCTTCCAGATGTTAATGGCGGACAGTGGCAGAGGGAGGCCATCTTCGCTGTTCAGaccaatttaaaatgtataccagctttttggacgttcggtcaaacAGAACACGAACGTCCGTTCATAttaaatgaacgaacgctcaaaccaaATGCTCACGAGGTCAGGCCGAACGCAAACAGTaacaaagaacgaacgttcacaaggtcgaccaaagaaaaccgaacgctcacaatcaaaACCCGAACGCTCGACATCTCAAACAGACCGAACGTTCGGCTGGGACGCTCGCTAAACTGAGAACAAAACCacattaagaacgaacgttcaaacagtAGAGACCAAatgacgaacgtccaaaatgaaCAAAAGGCCGAACGGTATAGGACGAACGATCGAagctgaggacgaacgtccaaaggaggacgaacgtcaatgataatggacgaacgtccaaaggaggacgaacgtttaaggGCGAACGTCCTTGAGATGCGAGGTAGGGGACGATCGGTTTTATGCATTGGATGGAAACGAACGTGAAAAGTGAAAGACGAACGGTTGGAAGCCTACCAACGACCGAACGTGCTGAAGACTCAgggttgaggacgaacggtcacagcTACAGTGGCCAAAACCGAACGCCCTCAAagggaggacgaacgctccatcccttttttttattattatttttttcctttttttttttgttatttatttcttttgttggtgaaaataaattttatttaaacaacccggacgaaattgagtgttgacagctgcccctctttacttagattttactagatcatatgataaacaaagtttttttcatattatcagagtaaaagataagtaaagatagaaataccaatttcgtctggatttcgagatgaacaagaaacaaacagagaacgaaacaaacaaacaaaactgagAATTGAAGTGTGACAACCTCGTGGAAGGTCCACCAATGCTACAGATGCAGTGAACGaggaaacatatattttttttattttttgatgaaagtaaatttattaatcaatccggacgaaattgagtgatgcccctctttacttagattttactagatcatatgataaacaatgttttcatattatcaaagtaaaagataagtaaagatagaaatattaatttcgttcggatttcCATGAAAAGGAACCAGGATCAAAcatggaaatttttttttttttgattgcataaataaaatgaacaagactaaatgaatgagaaacttgaatttgattggtttcgaccattgccatgcagagggtcgtttgaaaaaagtaaaaaaatgggctcgaccattgtcttacagagggccgagacaccagaattcaaaagtgctttcgaccattatctagcagatggccgagataaaacaaaacaaaaaggtgctttcgaccattatctagcagatggccgagataaaaaacagaacaaaagttgctttcgaccattatctagcagatggccgagataaaacaaaactgaaaaggtGTCCGACCATTATCtcgcagatggccgagataaaacaaaatttgaaaagtgcgtccgaccattatcttgcagatggccgagataaaaacaagagaaaaatgcgctcgaccattatctagcagatggccgagataaaaacaagagaaaagtgcgctcgaccattatctagcagatggccgagataaaaacaagagaaaaatgcgctcgaccattatctagcagatggccgagataaaaacaagagaaaagtgcgctcgaccattatctagcagatggccgagataaaaacaagagaaaagtgcgctcgaccattatctagcagatggccgagataaaaacaagagaaaagtgcgctcgaccattatctagcagatggccgagataaaaacaagagaaaagtgcgctcgaccattatctagcagatggccgagataaaaacaagagaaaagtgcgctcgaccattatctagcagatggccaagataaaaataagagaaaagtgcgctcgaccattatctagcagatggccgagattaaaacaagagaaaagtgcgctcgaccattatctagcagatggccgagataaaaataagagaaaagtgcgctcgaccattatctagcagatggccgagataaacaagagaaaagtgcgctcgaccattatctagcagatggccgagataaacaagagaaaagtgcgctcgaccattatctagcagatggccgagataaacaagagaaaagtgcgctcgaccattatctagcagatggccgagataaaatggcAGCGAGAAAAAGTTTGAttgctttgaatttgaaaattggaaatggttgaaattttgagaagaatttttttttattttgattttgatttttgattttttttttgaaaattttgaaattaagaaacaaggtgttgcatttttgtacaagtatatggaaTCTTGATATAcaagagaaacttggttgatgaaaattttgaaatttggagaagaaaagtttgatgaatgttgattttttttgtctttttgaaggaagaaaatttgatgaatatacatggaggcaaatCCAAAGTTGacgaaaatatgtacatgatgtattggaagattatgaacctatgacatttttttgagagtcaatttgtttcctttgaaatcatCCAATTTATGATGATCTAGATCtccaatttcctttcaatggatgtccaattTTAAAGTCAattgttcaaaatgaagcttgtgtgctatgcatttcttgacgagatactagtgtgtacatgcttgacatcaggggttggaaaaatatgtggaggatgattggaaggatttggagagtaccgggtggGCCATTcgagcctcttactccttaaaacggctacaaaggccaTTGTGAAGTAGTAGATATCCAGAAGCTACTCTGGAACATGGTAaaagtattggtatggacaaatgtatctgtgaattgtgaGGGAATAGGTCAGGAATCAGGGAATGAGAAaatcatgtgggatttgcaaattgccccaattttggtggtttttaGATCTTtaaagttcggggcgaaccaaaatcatgcaaggcccaacaagggatgccccagtctttgtatgagctttgaatgttcagatgaaaatttttgagatttaacaaagttgctcaatactctgaatgggtcGAAACATTTGAAAGTCACAAAGttgccttggttttgggtatgagtcaattaatcGAGGTTCAACAAAAGGTTGCCCCCCCttttgggtttacgaatgataagatggactcaaaatcatacaaagccccaaagtgtctgcccctgctttgagggtggatctatgaatttcagtacggacaaatctgagaggcccaacaagggatgtcccggtcttggtacgaactgaATATACAGATGTAACAAATCTGAGACAaacaaagttgccccaagttTGGGATCcgagggaagagtttgaatgggatttgaatgtgttcaggaatttgtgatggatatggaaagggTTGGCTTGAAAATATTGCCCCAAacggcttgattttcctttgtaaaatcTTAATCAAAAGGGAGTTCCATTCATCCGAGGACactatttttcatcattttttcatttttttttgactgcattgttggtcatttttgtcctgtctcaaaattaagctttatgaaaaattaagcaaccattattcaatctgtgtggacttttattgggcttgtaatgtggcttgggctaaggggtattgaaagaaaggatataaaggcccaaataaatttttgtgggtatttttttgaaaaaacaatgGTTACCATATATACTTTGTATCAGTTATTCGTCAAAACTGTTTTGACTATtttgccctttctcaaatttcattctttgcctgccatcactttgtgattcttgaGGAATTtacttcatttgatcactaagtgtgttcttccTGCAATTTGAGTCGATTTCTAtcgtgatggtaacccttgtttgggtaagatttgaaaagaaaattcttattggctcaaattgggtatcaaaggatatatttttgtttttttttttgtttttttttgttttttttttttggatgaagaaagatggccacacatcatttcaaattttggttgttttattttcaaaagattaattaagagacaaagactaaattatctcaacagagtcatttttttcatttttttctcttttttttttcttttttttttgttgtgtccCAATGGAATCAGGGATCTCCCAACTGAAAGCCAGTGTAGGTaacggaaaatctgccccagtgtaaaacttggtgtttattacttgggctcaagaacatgattgggtcaATCTCTGGTTTGGCGAGGgttgaaggatgatgttttcaagcaatgcacacacagatatctcttaagaaatatgtgatttgatcatttgacttcaggagattatgacatccattacatttttcttaaatctcataaattggatgatttgcatcaaaaaaacaaatgactcaacttttgcgtatttttttggttttatgcatgaggaaaagtaatatgaaatgaaaatgatgatgcttgTTGAAAAAcggatttttttaaattttgtgtttttttttttttttttgaaaattgggctttgcggACCAGCCTCGAAACTGGACCTCGCGGGCCGATATGGaaaataggctttgtgagccattggggaaattgagattttttggAATCTGGGCcctgcgggtcagtatggaaactgagctttacAGACCAGCATGAAAAATGGGCATTCTTAGCTATTGTGGAAACTGAGATTTTTTACCTTtgtggaatctgggccttgcgggtcagtatggaaactgagctttgcaagccaTTATGAAAAATGAACCTTTTGGACCAATGTGGaaaataggctttgtgagccattggggaaatgggatttttttttggccaatgtggaatctggaccttgcgggtcagtatggaaactgagctttgcaagccagtatgggaaatgggctttctgagccttgcgggtcagcatgggaGCTGAGCTTTGCAGGCCAATATGGGAAATGGGATTTATGAGTTGATgtggaaattgaaatttttcaGCCATtgtggaatctgggccttgcgggtcagtatggaaactgagctttgcaggccagtatgggaaatggaaTTTGTGAGCCAAAATGGAAACAAAGGCTTGGGAATCAGtgcagaaactaggcttggtgagcaatgcaggaaatgatatgagaaaattttgtttaggaaaacgtttgaaaaatgttttttttttattcactttctgacacgggaaaatccagatcggatcggaCCCGAGGAGAAGTATtatagaaggaagttggacttaccaggcacattgatccaatggatcagatgacctgagccgtgtgaaccTGTCACAAGGAGATGACAAagaaagcatttttttttttgcacaaataattgttcacacaaatgaaaagggaaattatgaattgaaaacacaaaatctacacaaacaaggattttatttttcagaaattcagatgcactggttcaggagaaaccacatatgccgaaagggcctaatgggctcaaaaactgttcatctttcattctcagattttttgtcctttttgtttttacaaCAAATTCAACGATAATCACACAAGagaatttgaacaaatgtacaaaacatcattcaacagcaaaaatgtgaaaacaaaatatttttgacacatttccaaaagaagtatactcgagagaaaaaccacgaaggccattgggcctaatgggctcgagcactgttcctttttcaatatttttgttcttagatttattcaaaatgtagaagaagaaataaaaacaaacaaaatggtgtgatgtgaaattacaaacatgccaaaataatttttcactcaaatttatatttcagaagaattgggttcaaagaaagctaacatggtaatgaggcccaatgaacctgaaaatgtcctttatcatgtaaatgaaaaacaattttgaacgcttcaaattttacatcactccgcttatatatttttttttggaaaaattttctatttatcatttttttgattttttttgtgttttattatttttttggtgaaatcggatcatccaagaagtcttgaattgggccggatcgtcccaacaaaaccctacccgttttcagattcccgttttcagattttcaaaaaaaaaaaaaaaaaaaaaaaaaaaaaaattaaaaatttttttttgaatttttttttttaaaactcagaaagaaatcagaccgacaccagacggttgcagcgaccggaactgtagccacagtggatttgctcaACTATAAGTCGAGAGCTCCTCCGCGTTGGGCGACATTTTctgatctctctctctcttgctctccctatctctctcttctctctcttccttgagcgtcCTTTGAGAGCGTCTGAGTTCCTGCGAGGAGCTTCTGCCCCTGCGTGCCTTCGAAGGCGTCTGAGTCCTCCGACAAGCTTCTGCAAGCCCTTCTccttccaggtaagtcctctaaACTCTTAATCCTCTTTCCTTAAATTTTTCgttcttccttttttctttcctcCTCCCCTTTCAGCTTTctgctcttcttttcttttacgcTTTCGCTTTCTGTTTTTGCTTTCCTTCCCCTCTCccatttatgtttttcttttctgctttcctttccgcaagctcttctattttcttctgccttccgctttgtctgcttttatttccatCTTGCCCTTCTTtgcatttctttctgagtcttcttttctcttttctcttctttttttttttaattttaaaaacttaaaacacttaaaaacacaactgtcttaacttaaggggtatataggctggaaaccagacgttcatctcccttcgtttgaaggtatggcagagacaatcgggtagaacaacgccacgtaccccataaaatcagaaaacttaaaaagagaattttatttgtatgaatcGAACATGGACaaaatggacaaggacaaaaggacaaggacaaaaggacatagatccgtttaggaccctcttgcaaggaccgtgaaacggatccgagaccagacactgaaataacaaaaacCGACCggacaaaaattaacttaaaaggaaacaaaaacgaataaagaaaacactgaaaatattttttttttatgcttttgttatgtttttgttctttttattttttattattttttttttgttttagaaaacttagagaggaaagatgaacgagatggagatggagaggtacaccagtcagcggtggagacctactgacgatcaggtcaaaatgatgacccatatctacaattacggggtcacacatcccagtaGAGCTCAAGTCGTCGAAATTGCATCTCGACTAAGGGCTTTCGCAGATGCcactgaatacaatgtgcactgctggtttaacaaccacggcaatcgggtcaggcgctggcaagcggagatagaccccaccggcactcagttttcacaactgccgctatacatgtatggtaagcatCCCGATCACCTCCACccctttttttttgaaaattttctcctcatcttattattgacaaatttttttttattattttttttggaaagaatacgactgggtgatcatgagggcgccgaggctgctggacttgttccccgttccgatcatcattgacgacgacagggacggacgacaaatcgctccacccatgcttctcacattccggaccagagctccctcgacggagctctccctcagaccaccgcaaccagctcgggaattttttcgctgaattgttgttttttttttttttcatgcattatggtctgtaacttaacgatcacTCGTGATCGAACCACGaacattgtttattttcttttgtttttattcgctttttttttttgcctttatttgaatttgtgactTTGGACTTTTTCTGTTATAtctgctttttttcttttttatgcatttttattttacttatcaaatgttaagatcgtatgagtATATTCAAATGATATCTTTGTTCAAAATCACCTCTCCGACCTTACTGTAAATCTTGCCcgaatgatgaaataaaattagatttttatgttttctttttatttggtccaaaaaaaaattctaatcgaaaaaacttttgaaacaaagaagaagaggacttaaaaaaaaatttacgaTGAAGGAAGATAAGGAAAATTAACTTCGAAAAAAGAGAACGagagtaaaactcaaaattatttgCATGAAACAACGAAGAAATGGGCTCAAGATAAGCCTTTGATGGAAAACATGATGAAACACACGCTGACACAACTGTAAAGATGGAAAACATGCCTCGCAACAAATTGGGGAAAATCTGACACTGTAACCttgtttttgattttcaaatttgttattTTCGAAAAACAGGAGTTTGGCAATTTGCAATAAAGACAAGCGACTcatgattttcatttgttttttgtttttgtttttttattttatttttttttccacgacaccctattaggacatgatttccagtaaaccttggagataccaagTAATGAAAGTTTACATTAACAATTCATGGATGAAAGCGTGACATCAAGGAGCATAAACCTCATAGGAAGACAAATTAAAGCTCgagcaaaacaacatcagttccaacttttacaataacttATGCTTTCCTAAATAATCCGAGAGTCCTCTTCACTTGTCCATGGCATTTGTAGAGGTGAACTCACGCCTTGCCACAGTGCTGGATtaactttcttcaaactttaaacatcctgAATCGATCAAAGATTGCACTTTACGTTTTAGAGCCTTGCATGCCTCTATTGAATGTCCACACGCCCCTCCATGATAATCACATCTGGCATTTACGTCATAGCTCCTTGGATACGGAGGTCGTATAGGCCTGGTTGGACAAAACTTTATGAGGTTTCTGCAGAGAAGATCTGGTAGTAGCTCTGTATAGGTCATGGGGATAGGAGTGAAGTTGGCGACCTTCTCATCACGATTGTAATTTCTTCGTTCAGTGGTTCGACTAGACCCATAGGAATGCGACATTTGAGGACAGGCAATAAAATGGGAATTAGCTCTTCGCTTCTTATCCTTCCCATGTCTAGGACCATACTCGTTTAAACTGGCTACTAGCTCTGGGCCTAGTGCAATTTTTCCACTTCTTATGCCACTCTCAACCCTCTCTCCAATTATTACTATGTCAGTAAAACTTGAGGAAATTGAGATGTTTAACATGTGCTCATAAAATGGTGGTTGCAGAGTACTCAAAAACGTGGTAGTCATCTCCTTGTCGCTCAGACGCGGTTCTACTTGAGCAGCTATCTCTCTCCACCTTTGGGCATATTCTCTGAATGATTCAGATTCTTTCTTCAACATGTTCTGCAATTGTGCTCTGTCAGGTGTCAAATCTTTATCATATCCATACTGCCTTAGGAATGTCTCAACCAGATGCTTCCATGAGTAGATGTGAGTAGTATCTAAGTGCATGTACCAAGTTAGAGCCTCGTCAGTTAAACTTTCTTGGAAGAaatgaatcaaaagtttttcatcGAGGGCATAAGCTGCCATTTTCCTGCAGTACATGCTTATATGGCCCCTCGGGCAAGTATTTCCCCGATATTTCTCGAACTCTGGCAGCCTGAACTTTGGAGGTATCACCACATCAGGAACTAAACATAGTTTTTTAgcatctccaaattcaaaactttCTTCACCCTCTATGGCTCTCAACCTCTTTTCAAGGACTTCTAATATGCTCTTATCATCCTTAAAATCTGCTGGTGTAATGACAGAAAATGGAGACTTCGTCTCAAGTTGTTTTTTCATTATCGTGCTCTCAATACCTGGTTGGATCGTCTGCCCAGGAATTGTGAAAGTGGTTGCCCCAGGCtcgtcttctacttcaactgcATTACCTTCGGCCTTTTGAGTGTCAAGATGTCTCGAGTCCACTCCTGAGGGTGGAGTATAATTCGGGGGAAGACTataggaagggaaagtttgtgCTTCTAGAACTCCTTGTTGTGATCGTTGTGTGCATAAACATCCAGAACTTTGTAAGGCATCCAGGGTCTTTAGGACCtgtctcatttgttccttcagctgTTGGATATCGGCTTTCATTCCCTCTTGAACTTCtacttggttctccatgattttgccactggtttgtgtcctttagggtgtcttagatgcttagctgtatttttttttgtgaaacaaattaagaaaaaaataaaaataaaaataaaaaagaaaagaaaagaaaagaaaaccaagttcaaattctctagtcagaaactataaagctgtgaaaatatttgccccggtataattttggaaattaacacgaaacagagtcaataaggtggtTCATTATTCTTAAATCCCCAAAATgctagacataggaattcttggtcaaccatcgcaggctttagtcatcacTTTCTTCATTCGTCTGATCAGTTTCTCgcagcaattgaggaatgtttcaatccccttaggcgggttgatgattgacattaGCATCAACTAAGAACTTAAGGACGTTTTCAATGGCTCcattggcaagggaagctagctatgagagacttctcttccaattcttttaacttgtccTTATTCAACGACATATTCCTTCATCCGACTCATCAATCTTTTATGTCCTCTTTTAGCTAAATGGCAACATTCCTTCTCTAGTTTTGTCATCGCTGCTTCTATCCACTgttcatcattttgaaatttcttctcaCAAATTGGGTAGGGGAAATTAATGtgaattacaacttgattgtcttaaccctttctgcgatccattggctaagggaaacttccATTAATAGTCCTTAATCTTGGGTCTCCcttgaagcgaacaacattgcccccaagtgtctttaacttgatgaaaCATTTCACCCAAAAGTTCATTCCTCACAAGataaaatggccatggaagaagatgaagaatccaataggaagaagggagtgttcccacgagccctagcagccctccaaacTCTCCTCTAAGTGAGATGCACCTCCAACGAACCAAAGACAGTAACCCCTTCGAATTTCTGGACTAAAGCGCCCATAGAAAAATCAagagtggacgagcgtccactgaaatctggacgagcgtcctattctctggcctggacgagcgtcctaaatcttggacgagcgccctcttatccactggacgagcgtcctcttaactctctggacgagcgttctctacTGCCTGGACGATCGTCTTCTCTAaacgtcctggacgagcgtgCCAAATCttggacgaacgccctcttatccCACTGGACGAACACCCTCTTCTATCGAGCGTCCATTTCTGACTGGACGATCGTCCTGAGTGtcatggacgaacgtcctcttctcacgtcatctggacgagcgtcccctttaaaacgagcgtcctcttaactctctggacgagcgtcgtCTTCAGagagctggacgaacgtccacttggCGCTGCATGTGTGACGAGCGTTTCTG
The Vigna angularis cultivar LongXiaoDou No.4 chromosome 5, ASM1680809v1, whole genome shotgun sequence genome window above contains:
- the LOC108339172 gene encoding uncharacterized protein LOC108339172 → MENQVEVQEGMKADIQQLKEQMRQVLKTLDALQSSGCLCTQRSQQGVLEAQTFPSYSLPPNYTPPSGVDSRHLDTQKAEGNAVEVEDEPGATTFTIPGQTIQPGIESTIMKKQLETKSPFSVITPADFKDDKSILEVLEKRLRAIEGEESFEFGDAKKLCLVPDVVIPPKFRLPEFEKYRGNTCPRGHISMYCRKMAAYALDEKLLIHFFQESLTDEALTWYMHLDTTHIYSWKHLVETFLRQYGYDKDLTPDRAQLQNMLKKESESFREYAQRWREIAAQVEPRLSDKEMTTTFLSTLQPPFYEHMLNISISSSFTDIVIIGERVESGIRSGKIALGPELVASLNEYGPRHGKDKKRRANSHFIACPQMSHSYGSSRTTERRNYNRDEKVANFTPIPMTYTELLPDLLCRNLIKFCPTRPIRPPYPRSYDVNARCDYHGGACGHSIEACKALKRKVQSLIDSGCLKFEES